A region from the Bradyrhizobium erythrophlei genome encodes:
- a CDS encoding non-ribosomal peptide synthetase produces the protein MDANSNSSQVLPLTAAQAGMWFAQKFSSPDSIFNLAESIEIHGPIDPSLFEAALRQAGMEAETVRVRFIEHSDGPRQVISSTLDTAFPFIDVSSEPDPQAAAESWMMAELTRPVDLLTGPLWVCALFKAAPDHYFWYHRSHHIVMDGFTGGLFARRVAEIYTAFAEGRSPEEGTFGPLGLLLEEEATYRSSERFARDRQYWLKHFIKRPAALSLADQRRQNVGGLLRHTIHLSAESVKALRATAQVSGASLPQIMIAATAAYLYRVTGVEDLVIGLPVAARPKGRLRRVPGMVANAVPLRLAMSPGMSATSLIREVGRQVREAIRHQCYRYEDLRRDLNLLPANQHLFTTVINIEPFDYDLRFAGHPATTHNLSNGSADDLAVFVYDRGDGKGLRIDFDANPALYSAKDLADHQQRLVRLVDAIVASPDRPIGGIDILDAAERHRVLVEWNDTGRVVPPTTLPALVEAQVVQRGDATALVCEDTTLSYAALNARANQLAHLLIAQGAGPEQIVALALPRSAELIVGLLAIVKSGAAYLPLDPDYPADRLAFMLADARPVCLITSNAIAQRLPEAAPRLVLDDPDTAGVLARQPDTNPRDQDRTAPLTPVNPAYVIYTSGSTGTPKAVVVSQGSLLNLMLWMMSEYALSEPDQVLSRTSVSFDAAGWEIWLPLLSGSALNVAPSHVTRDPQQLIDFIKHQGITVAQFVPSLLAATSELISPAHTHRLRHVFAGGEPLASSLAREVTSAWNVPLVNLYGPTETTIQVTSWPWQRDGVGQFIPIGRPIWNTRVYVLDDGLQPVPAGVAGELYIAGSGLARGYLNRPGLTAERFVADPFGLPGSRMYRTGDRARWRPDGTLHFLGRADHQVKIRGFRIEPGEIEATLGQHDGVAQAAVVAREDLAGDKRLVGYVVAAAGHAPDATILRQHLARTLPDYMVPAAFVVLDALPLTPSGKLDRNALPAPDQQPATEYTPPRTATEKVLAGLWAETFGLERVGIHDNFFDLGGHSLLVTRLISKIRAAFEVELPLGTLFEVSTIGGLAERLDQAQAAARPALRPGPRPEVIPLSFAQRRLWFLNHLEGQSPRYHLTLALRICGTLERDALESALGDLVERHESLRTVFPETAGTPRQLILNAGIARPILAVAATTEAELPQALTAAASRGFDLAVEPPLRADLFVLTPHEQVLLLLVHHIAGDGASLGPLARDLAVAYAARSEGNAPAFAPLPLQYADYTLWQHGLLGNEDDSESPIARQLAYWRTTLQGLPEQLELPIDHSRPAVSSHHGDTVAFEIAPELHQGLLMLAREQQASLFMVLQAGLAALLTRLGAGTDIPIGSPIAGRTDHALDDLIGFFVNTVVLRTDTAGNPSFRELVDRVRAADLGAYANQDLPFERIVEAVNPTRSLSRHPLFQVMLAFQNAGMLGLDMPGVTVVSQPMSTGVAKFDLALILTESPLARGRSGGIEGRIEYSTDLFERKTVEAIATRLVRLFESATAAPDRPIGGIDILDAAERHRVLVEWNDTGRVVPPTTLPALVEAQVVQRGDATALVCEDTTLSYAALNARANQLAHLLIAQGAGPEQIVALALPRSAELIVGLLAIVKSGAAYLPLDPDYPADRLAFMLADARPVCLITSNAIAQRLPEAAPRLVLDDPDTAGVLARQPDTNPRDQDRTAPLTPVNPAYVIYTSGSTGTPKAVVVSHIGITSLARAQIERLGLTLDSRVLQFSSSSFDASIMELLMALPAGAALVVPQAGLIAGEILADTLTRYAVSHALIPPAVLAGMPTERLEQFHTLIVGGDACPPDLVARWSEGRRMVNAYGPTETTICATMSMPLSGAADPPIGRPIWNTRVYVLDDGLQPVPAGVAGELYIAGSGLARGYLNRPGLTAERFVADPFGLPGSRMYRTGDRARWRPDGTLHFLGRADHQVKIRGFRIEPGEIEATLGQHDGVAQAAVVAREDLAGDKRLVGYVVAAAGHAPDATILRQHLARTLPDYMVPAAFVVLDALPLTPSGKLDRNALPAPDQQPATEYTPPRTVREEKLCALFAETLGLERVGIHDNFFDLGGHSLLAIRLGRRICNEIRSDFPITAVYTTPVVRGLAAMLDLDGLSDRTPDLSRDIFLPSHIKLSGARAPCRPKRIFLTGATGFVGSHLLSTLLQETDAHIACHVRAADQRSAETRLWQALDKRKLSACWDERRIEILTGNLGHTALGLNERGTRIVRDECDAIYHCGANVEFLHHYTALKPANVDSVLTLLDWTAKGRPKRLHYVSTLAVIDKFQSGPVSEQTDLTSWQGLKSGYSQSKWVGDTLARRAQMRGLPVSIYRLSSVTGDRVNGICNETDLIWRLVRLYAELGAIPDLDLLLNMTPADDVARAIVRLAGNEASWGSVYHLMNSEPLHVQEVPRIFQRLGLPLELVPLDRWMDIARGRLAQTHDDDLAAVLSILSKEDTSRSHPEITSDSTQQQLAAVGAPIAPVRAVLLERYLASLLLPEVVSDALGPGTAEQAASRLVS, from the coding sequence ATGGACGCGAACAGCAACTCTTCACAGGTCCTGCCGCTCACCGCTGCCCAAGCGGGCATGTGGTTTGCGCAGAAATTCAGTTCGCCGGATTCGATATTCAATCTTGCCGAGTCCATAGAAATTCACGGACCGATCGATCCATCGCTGTTCGAGGCGGCCTTGCGGCAAGCCGGGATGGAAGCGGAAACCGTACGGGTAAGGTTCATCGAGCATAGCGATGGGCCTCGACAGGTCATTTCCTCCACACTGGATACGGCCTTTCCATTCATCGATGTCAGCTCCGAGCCGGATCCGCAGGCGGCGGCGGAAAGCTGGATGATGGCGGAGTTGACTCGCCCGGTCGATCTGCTGACAGGGCCGCTCTGGGTCTGCGCATTGTTCAAGGCCGCGCCGGACCACTACTTCTGGTACCATCGCAGCCATCACATCGTCATGGACGGTTTCACGGGCGGGCTCTTCGCCCGGCGTGTCGCCGAGATCTACACAGCGTTCGCCGAGGGACGCTCTCCCGAAGAGGGCACGTTCGGTCCGTTGGGTCTGCTCCTCGAAGAAGAGGCCACGTATCGAAGCTCCGAACGATTTGCACGCGACCGCCAATACTGGTTAAAACATTTCATCAAACGGCCGGCCGCGCTTAGTCTCGCCGATCAGCGGCGGCAAAATGTCGGGGGCCTCCTCCGTCACACGATCCATCTCTCTGCTGAAAGTGTGAAGGCGCTGCGCGCGACAGCTCAGGTCAGCGGTGCAAGTCTTCCGCAGATTATGATCGCCGCGACCGCCGCTTATCTCTATCGCGTGACTGGTGTTGAAGACCTGGTCATTGGTCTGCCGGTGGCGGCCCGGCCCAAGGGGCGCCTGCGACGTGTACCCGGGATGGTCGCGAACGCTGTGCCGCTACGTTTGGCCATGAGCCCGGGCATGAGCGCGACGTCGCTCATTCGTGAGGTGGGACGGCAAGTCCGCGAGGCAATTCGGCACCAGTGCTACAGGTATGAGGATCTGAGGCGGGACCTCAATCTGCTCCCTGCCAACCAGCACCTTTTCACGACCGTCATCAATATCGAACCGTTCGACTACGATCTCCGCTTCGCCGGCCATCCCGCGACGACGCACAACTTGTCCAATGGCTCGGCCGACGACCTTGCCGTGTTCGTCTACGACCGCGGCGACGGGAAAGGCCTGCGGATTGATTTCGATGCCAATCCCGCACTCTACAGCGCGAAGGATCTCGCCGATCACCAGCAGCGTCTCGTGAGGCTTGTCGACGCGATCGTAGCCAGTCCCGATCGGCCGATTGGCGGAATAGACATTCTCGACGCGGCGGAGCGGCATCGGGTGCTGGTCGAGTGGAATGACACCGGGCGCGTCGTGCCGCCCACGACCTTGCCAGCGCTGGTCGAGGCTCAGGTCGTGCAGCGCGGTGACGCCACCGCACTAGTGTGTGAGGACACCACGCTCAGCTACGCCGCCCTCAACGCCCGCGCCAACCAGCTCGCGCATCTGCTGATCGCGCAAGGCGCCGGCCCCGAGCAGATCGTCGCCCTTGCCCTGCCACGCTCGGCCGAACTGATCGTCGGCCTGCTCGCCATCGTCAAGAGTGGCGCCGCCTACCTGCCGCTCGACCCCGATTATCCCGCCGACCGTCTCGCCTTCATGCTCGCCGACGCCAGGCCGGTATGCCTCATCACCAGCAATGCTATCGCTCAGCGCCTGCCCGAAGCCGCGCCTCGCCTTGTGCTGGATGATCCCGACACCGCCGGCGTCCTCGCCCGCCAGCCCGACACCAACCCGCGCGACCAGGACCGCACCGCTCCGCTTACCCCGGTCAACCCCGCCTACGTCATCTACACCTCCGGCTCCACCGGAACCCCAAAAGCCGTCGTCGTCTCGCAGGGTAGTCTCCTCAATCTCATGCTGTGGATGATGAGCGAATACGCGTTGAGCGAACCGGACCAAGTGCTGTCTCGGACGTCGGTTAGCTTCGATGCCGCGGGTTGGGAGATCTGGCTGCCGCTGCTTTCAGGCTCTGCACTGAACGTTGCGCCATCCCATGTCACTCGCGATCCGCAGCAATTGATCGACTTTATCAAGCATCAGGGCATCACCGTTGCTCAGTTCGTGCCGTCGCTCCTCGCAGCAACATCCGAACTCATCAGTCCGGCCCACACGCATCGCCTCAGGCACGTCTTCGCGGGCGGCGAGCCGCTGGCTTCGAGCCTGGCGAGAGAAGTGACGTCGGCCTGGAACGTCCCACTGGTCAATCTCTACGGTCCGACCGAGACAACTATCCAAGTGACGTCGTGGCCTTGGCAGCGCGACGGTGTTGGTCAATTCATTCCGATTGGGCGTCCGATCTGGAACACGCGGGTCTACGTACTGGACGACGGCTTGCAGCCGGTGCCGGCCGGAGTGGCGGGCGAACTTTATATCGCCGGTAGCGGTCTGGCGCGCGGCTACCTCAACCGCCCGGGCCTGACCGCCGAACGTTTCGTCGCCGATCCGTTCGGACTGCCGGGCAGCCGCATGTACCGCACCGGCGACCGTGCGCGCTGGCGCCCCGACGGCACGCTGCATTTTCTCGGCCGTGCCGACCATCAGGTCAAGATCCGCGGCTTCCGCATCGAGCCCGGCGAGATCGAGGCCACGCTCGGTCAACATGATGGCGTCGCCCAGGCCGCGGTCGTTGCCCGCGAAGACCTTGCTGGCGACAAGCGCCTCGTCGGCTACGTCGTTGCCGCCGCCGGTCATGCGCCGGACGCAACGATCCTGCGTCAGCATTTGGCGCGCACCTTGCCGGATTACATGGTCCCCGCCGCGTTCGTCGTGCTCGACGCGCTGCCGCTCACGCCCAGCGGCAAGCTCGATCGCAACGCCCTTCCTGCCCCCGACCAACAACCCGCCACCGAATACACGCCACCACGGACAGCGACCGAGAAGGTGCTTGCCGGCCTCTGGGCCGAGACGTTCGGGCTCGAGCGCGTGGGTATCCATGATAACTTTTTCGACCTCGGCGGTCACTCGCTGCTCGTGACACGTCTGATCTCCAAAATCCGTGCTGCTTTCGAGGTCGAGCTGCCCCTTGGTACGCTGTTCGAGGTTTCCACTATCGGCGGGCTCGCTGAACGGCTCGATCAGGCCCAGGCGGCAGCACGACCAGCTCTTCGGCCGGGCCCGCGTCCGGAGGTGATCCCGCTCTCCTTCGCGCAACGTCGCCTATGGTTCCTCAACCATCTCGAAGGACAAAGCCCGCGCTATCATCTCACGCTCGCATTGCGCATTTGCGGTACTCTCGAGCGGGACGCCCTCGAATCCGCCCTCGGCGATTTGGTCGAGCGACATGAGAGTTTGCGCACCGTTTTCCCGGAAACGGCGGGCACACCGCGGCAGCTGATCCTTAATGCGGGAATCGCGCGGCCCATCCTTGCGGTTGCGGCAACCACCGAGGCTGAACTTCCCCAGGCGCTCACCGCGGCCGCGAGCCGGGGCTTCGATCTCGCCGTCGAACCTCCGCTCCGCGCCGACCTCTTCGTCCTCACACCGCATGAGCAGGTACTTTTGCTACTCGTTCACCATATCGCCGGCGACGGAGCGTCACTCGGGCCGCTGGCTCGCGATCTCGCTGTCGCGTATGCCGCGCGCAGTGAAGGCAACGCGCCTGCCTTTGCGCCACTGCCCTTGCAATATGCCGACTACACGCTTTGGCAGCACGGGCTACTGGGCAACGAAGATGATTCGGAGAGCCCGATAGCGCGCCAGCTCGCGTACTGGAGAACCACGCTGCAGGGCCTGCCGGAGCAACTGGAACTGCCGATCGATCATTCCCGGCCGGCTGTTTCCAGCCATCATGGCGATACTGTCGCCTTCGAGATCGCGCCGGAATTGCACCAGGGTCTGCTGATGCTGGCGCGCGAGCAGCAGGCGAGCCTGTTCATGGTGCTCCAGGCCGGCCTCGCCGCGCTGCTCACGCGGCTCGGCGCGGGCACGGACATCCCGATCGGCAGCCCGATCGCGGGGCGAACCGATCACGCGCTCGACGACCTGATCGGATTTTTCGTGAACACCGTGGTGCTGCGCACTGACACGGCCGGAAATCCCAGCTTCCGTGAACTGGTCGATCGCGTGCGCGCCGCGGATCTCGGGGCCTACGCGAATCAGGATTTGCCGTTCGAGCGCATCGTCGAGGCTGTCAACCCGACACGGTCCCTGAGCCGCCATCCGCTCTTCCAGGTGATGCTGGCGTTCCAGAACGCGGGCATGCTCGGCCTCGACATGCCGGGCGTCACCGTGGTCTCGCAACCGATGAGCACAGGCGTCGCCAAATTCGACCTCGCCTTGATCTTGACCGAGAGTCCCCTCGCGCGCGGCCGGTCGGGTGGGATCGAAGGCAGAATCGAATACAGCACGGATCTGTTCGAGCGGAAAACCGTCGAAGCCATCGCCACGCGTTTGGTGCGCCTGTTCGAATCCGCAACCGCCGCGCCCGATCGGCCGATTGGCGGAATAGACATTCTCGACGCGGCGGAGCGGCATCGGGTGCTGGTCGAGTGGAATGACACCGGGCGCGTCGTGCCGCCCACGACCTTGCCAGCGCTGGTCGAGGCTCAGGTCGTGCAGCGCGGTGACGCCACCGCACTAGTGTGTGAGGACACCACGCTCAGCTACGCCGCCCTCAACGCCCGCGCCAACCAGCTCGCGCATCTGCTGATCGCGCAAGGCGCCGGCCCCGAGCAGATCGTCGCCCTTGCCCTGCCACGCTCGGCCGAACTGATCGTCGGCCTGCTCGCCATCGTCAAGAGTGGCGCCGCCTACCTGCCGCTCGACCCCGATTATCCCGCCGACCGTCTCGCCTTCATGCTCGCCGACGCCAGGCCGGTATGCCTCATCACCAGCAATGCTATCGCTCAGCGCCTGCCCGAAGCCGCGCCTCGCCTTGTGCTGGATGATCCCGACACCGCCGGCGTCCTCGCCCGCCAGCCCGACACCAACCCGCGCGACCAGGACCGCACCGCTCCGCTTACCCCGGTCAACCCCGCCTACGTCATCTACACCTCCGGCTCCACCGGAACCCCAAAAGCCGTCGTCGTCTCGCATATCGGCATCACGAGCCTCGCCCGAGCTCAGATCGAGCGGCTCGGCCTCACTCTCGACTCGCGCGTCCTGCAATTCTCCTCGTCCAGTTTCGACGCCTCGATCATGGAGCTGCTGATGGCGCTCCCCGCTGGAGCCGCGCTGGTCGTCCCGCAGGCCGGCCTCATTGCCGGCGAGATCCTTGCCGATACGCTGACCCGGTACGCCGTCAGCCATGCGCTGATTCCGCCGGCGGTTCTCGCCGGCATGCCGACCGAGCGGCTCGAGCAATTCCACACTCTGATCGTTGGCGGCGATGCCTGCCCGCCTGATTTGGTTGCGCGCTGGTCGGAAGGGCGGCGGATGGTCAACGCGTATGGACCAACCGAAACGACGATCTGCGCCACAATGAGCATGCCGCTCTCCGGCGCCGCGGATCCGCCGATTGGGCGTCCGATCTGGAACACGCGGGTCTACGTACTGGACGACGGCTTGCAGCCGGTGCCGGCCGGAGTGGCGGGCGAACTTTATATCGCCGGTAGCGGTCTGGCGCGCGGCTACCTCAACCGCCCGGGCCTGACCGCCGAACGTTTCGTCGCCGATCCGTTCGGACTGCCGGGCAGCCGCATGTACCGCACCGGCGACCGTGCGCGCTGGCGCCCCGACGGCACGCTGCATTTTCTCGGCCGTGCCGACCATCAGGTCAAGATCCGCGGCTTCCGCATCGAGCCCGGCGAGATCGAGGCCACGCTCGGTCAACATGATGGCGTCGCCCAGGCCGCGGTCGTTGCCCGCGAAGACCTTGCTGGCGACAAGCGCCTCGTCGGCTACGTCGTTGCCGCCGCCGGTCATGCGCCGGACGCAACGATCCTGCGTCAGCATTTGGCGCGCACCTTGCCGGATTACATGGTCCCCGCCGCGTTCGTCGTGCTCGACGCGCTGCCGCTCACGCCCAGCGGCAAGCTCGATCGCAACGCCCTTCCTGCCCCCGACCAACAACCCGCCACCGAATACACGCCACCACGAACGGTACGGGAGGAAAAACTCTGCGCACTGTTCGCCGAGACCCTCGGGCTCGAGCGCGTGGGCATCCATGACAACTTCTTCGACCTGGGCGGTCACTCGCTGCTCGCCATCCGCCTTGGCCGCCGCATCTGCAACGAGATCCGGTCGGATTTCCCGATCACGGCGGTTTATACGACGCCGGTCGTCAGGGGCCTGGCGGCGATGCTCGACCTTGATGGACTTTCCGACCGCACCCCGGATCTGTCCCGCGACATCTTCCTTCCGTCGCACATCAAGCTATCCGGTGCGCGCGCGCCGTGCAGGCCCAAACGCATTTTCCTGACCGGAGCCACCGGCTTCGTCGGCAGTCATCTTCTCTCCACGCTGCTCCAGGAGACCGACGCGCATATCGCCTGCCACGTCCGCGCCGCTGATCAAAGATCGGCCGAGACCCGTTTGTGGCAGGCGCTCGATAAGCGAAAGCTTTCGGCGTGCTGGGACGAGCGTCGTATCGAGATCCTGACCGGAAACCTCGGACACACGGCACTCGGACTCAATGAGAGGGGAACCCGCATTGTGCGTGACGAGTGCGACGCGATCTATCATTGCGGCGCGAACGTGGAATTCCTTCATCATTATACCGCGCTGAAACCCGCCAATGTAGACAGCGTCCTCACTCTGCTCGATTGGACCGCGAAGGGACGGCCGAAGAGATTGCACTATGTTTCCACGCTTGCGGTGATCGACAAGTTCCAATCCGGGCCGGTTTCGGAGCAGACCGACCTCACTTCGTGGCAGGGTCTCAAGAGCGGTTATAGCCAAAGCAAGTGGGTCGGCGATACGCTCGCACGGCGGGCACAGATGCGCGGTCTGCCGGTGTCGATCTATCGTCTGAGCAGCGTCACCGGGGATCGCGTCAATGGAATCTGCAACGAAACCGATCTGATCTGGCGGCTTGTCCGGCTCTATGCCGAGCTCGGGGCGATTCCCGACCTGGACCTTCTGCTGAACATGACGCCTGCGGATGATGTCGCGCGGGCGATCGTCCGGCTCGCGGGCAACGAAGCGTCCTGGGGCAGCGTCTATCACCTCATGAACAGCGAACCGCTTCATGTGCAGGAGGTACCCCGGATCTTTCAGCGGCTCGGGCTGCCGCTCGAGCTCGTGCCGCTCGATCGATGGATGGACATTGCGCGAGGGCGGCTCGCGCAAACCCATGACGATGATCTTGCAGCGGTGCTGTCGATCCTATCCAAAGAGGACACGTCGCGATCGCACCCCGAAATTACTTCGGACTCCACGCAGCAACAACTGGCTGCGGTGGGCGCGCCGATCGCGCCGGTCAGGGCCGTCCTGCTCGAACGCTATTTGGCGAGCTTGCTGCTTCCGGAAGTCGTGTCCGATGCTCTTGGGCCAGGTACTGCGGAACAAGCAGCGAGCAGGTTAGTGAGCTAG
- a CDS encoding glycosyltransferase, which yields MARFLIAATSVPGHVFPLLAVSQHLIGRGHEVVVHTGSVFRERVEATGARFVAFRPEIDIDYRQLDARFPERSKIAPGPAQFCFGLKHLFADAIPHQSAGIRDICRDFQMDAIIVDTMFCGTFPLLLGPREKRVPIVALGITALALSSADTAFFGTALPPARTAEDRARNAAMNCHLQKAIFGSAQQYFNDVLVKHGSRPLPEFLFDSMIKLPDLYLQLTAEAFEYPRREMPDNIRFVGPLLPPPAADFRPPPWWDDLDKAGSVVLVTQGTVANEDLGRLVGPTLTALANEDLAVIASTGGPPVDSIPVTLPPNAKAATFLPFDRLLPKVSVMVTNGGYGAVTHALSLGVPLVVAGDSEEKPEIAARVDWVGAGINLGTGRPSAAQIGEAVRTVLTKPHYRQCAQALRAEFARHNAREGIAELVEDLAAGGTAASARENTRRALGFVGAPAQGVTRQAVDVDTGSTRTMSKTT from the coding sequence ATGGCGCGGTTTCTCATTGCTGCCACCTCGGTACCCGGTCACGTCTTCCCCCTGCTTGCCGTTTCCCAGCACCTCATTGGTCGCGGCCACGAGGTCGTCGTGCATACCGGAAGCGTGTTCAGGGAGCGCGTGGAGGCGACCGGCGCGCGATTCGTCGCGTTTCGCCCGGAAATCGACATCGACTATCGGCAACTCGACGCGCGCTTTCCCGAGCGAAGCAAGATCGCTCCCGGCCCCGCTCAGTTCTGCTTCGGATTGAAGCACCTCTTTGCCGATGCCATCCCGCACCAGAGCGCCGGGATACGCGACATCTGTCGCGATTTCCAGATGGATGCGATCATTGTCGATACCATGTTCTGCGGAACTTTTCCGCTCCTGCTGGGACCACGGGAAAAAAGAGTTCCGATCGTCGCGCTCGGGATCACGGCCCTCGCGTTGTCGAGCGCGGACACCGCGTTCTTCGGCACAGCGCTTCCGCCGGCGCGCACGGCGGAGGATCGTGCCCGTAATGCCGCGATGAACTGCCATTTGCAAAAAGCGATCTTCGGCTCCGCGCAACAATACTTCAACGACGTGCTCGTGAAGCACGGGTCGCGCCCTCTGCCGGAATTTCTTTTCGACAGCATGATCAAGCTGCCTGATCTGTACTTACAACTCACGGCCGAGGCATTCGAATACCCGCGCCGCGAAATGCCCGACAACATCCGCTTCGTCGGACCGCTTCTGCCGCCGCCAGCCGCCGATTTCCGTCCGCCGCCTTGGTGGGACGACCTCGACAAGGCCGGTTCGGTCGTCCTCGTCACCCAGGGTACCGTCGCAAATGAAGATCTTGGGCGGCTCGTCGGACCGACTCTGACGGCTCTGGCGAACGAGGATCTGGCCGTGATCGCAAGCACCGGCGGGCCGCCCGTCGACTCGATCCCCGTGACGTTGCCGCCCAATGCGAAGGCGGCGACATTTCTTCCGTTCGACCGCCTGCTCCCGAAGGTGAGCGTCATGGTTACCAATGGCGGCTATGGCGCCGTCACCCACGCTCTCAGTCTCGGGGTGCCGCTGGTCGTCGCCGGGGATAGCGAGGAAAAGCCGGAAATAGCCGCGCGGGTCGACTGGGTGGGCGCCGGCATCAATCTCGGCACCGGCCGACCATCGGCCGCGCAGATTGGCGAGGCTGTCCGCACCGTACTCACGAAGCCGCACTATCGACAGTGCGCGCAGGCGCTGCGCGCCGAATTCGCCCGCCACAACGCTCGTGAGGGGATTGCGGAATTGGTCGAAGACCTGGCGGCTGGCGGGACGGCGGCGAGCGCTCGCGAAAATACGCGCCGCGCGCTCGGCTTCGTCGGCGCTCCGGCTCAGGGCGTAACCCGTCAGGCTGTCGACGTCGATACTGGTTCGACACGCACGATGTCGAAAACGACTTGA
- a CDS encoding 4'-phosphopantetheinyl transferase family protein, with amino-acid sequence MLQAARAVQPNPHRLSQHVCYHALRNTDAAFALPVSPETRSRLPQSLRHAAEKRQREFLAGRWCAEQALRYLGAGSTHVAMAEDRAPIWPDGVVGSITHAGGFAAAAVARAADIAGLGIDSEQIIDPTAAHDIADICMVDEAGLFKAVHGRSFCEFCTLVFSAKEAVFKCLFPLTRKFFEFSDVQITSFDWNRNYFAWTTVGEHIGIGRLSHADGFVHTSVELSWLGIAAE; translated from the coding sequence ATGCTTCAAGCGGCGAGGGCGGTGCAGCCAAACCCACATCGGCTTTCGCAGCACGTTTGCTATCATGCGCTCCGCAACACCGATGCCGCTTTCGCGCTTCCGGTGAGTCCCGAAACGCGATCGCGTTTGCCGCAATCGCTCCGGCATGCAGCTGAGAAACGGCAGCGTGAATTTCTCGCCGGTCGCTGGTGTGCGGAGCAGGCGCTTCGGTATCTGGGTGCTGGTTCAACGCATGTCGCGATGGCCGAGGACCGAGCGCCGATCTGGCCCGACGGCGTGGTCGGCTCAATCACTCATGCCGGCGGTTTTGCCGCAGCGGCGGTTGCGCGGGCGGCGGACATCGCCGGGCTCGGCATCGATTCGGAACAGATCATCGACCCTACGGCGGCGCATGACATCGCTGACATCTGTATGGTCGATGAGGCGGGGCTGTTCAAGGCGGTCCACGGCCGTAGCTTCTGCGAATTCTGCACACTTGTGTTTTCCGCGAAGGAGGCTGTCTTCAAATGTCTTTTTCCGCTGACGCGGAAATTCTTCGAGTTCTCCGATGTGCAGATTACGTCGTTCGACTGGAATCGAAATTATTTCGCATGGACAACCGTCGGCGAACACATCGGAATTGGGCGGCTATCGCACGCCGATGGGTTTGTGCATACCTCGGTCGAATTGTCGTGGCTCGGTATAGCGGCTGAGTAG
- a CDS encoding IS30 family transposase, whose translation MKQRRRIYYSSAQRSEIWNRWQAGESMSSIGRRFDRESSSVFSVISPTGGIRPPVRQRRKQALSLSEREEISRGLSTQCSLRSIARQLGRSASTISREVSRNGGMDRYRAARSDQAAWNRALRPKLCKLACRPVLSRTVSIKLRQQWSPEQIAGWLKRTYPGELQNRVSHETIYRSLFIQARGVLKKELLEHLRAKRTIRRSKHASLKRNGLGQIENAVSIRERPASIEDRAVPGHWEGDLIGGSRNSYVATLVERHSRYVMLVKVANKDTESVVSALIKQSQRLPSELYRSLTWDRGKELADHQRLTLATEVAVYFCDPRSPWQRGSNENTNRLLRQYLPHGTDLSLHSQAKLSAIARQLNERPRKTLLYQTPAEKFAECVAATS comes from the coding sequence ATGAAGCAACGACGTCGCATCTACTACTCATCCGCTCAGCGGTCTGAGATCTGGAATCGCTGGCAGGCCGGGGAGTCGATGAGTTCGATCGGACGCCGATTTGATCGGGAGTCCTCGTCGGTATTTTCGGTGATTTCGCCAACCGGTGGCATTCGTCCGCCGGTCCGGCAGCGCCGCAAACAGGCGCTCAGCCTCTCTGAACGGGAGGAGATTTCCAGAGGGCTCAGCACGCAATGTTCGTTGCGTTCGATTGCTCGGCAATTGGGACGATCTGCATCGACCATCAGCCGTGAAGTCAGTCGCAATGGTGGCATGGATCGCTATCGGGCTGCCCGGTCCGATCAAGCCGCCTGGAATCGGGCGCTGCGTCCCAAGCTTTGCAAGCTGGCTTGCCGTCCGGTCCTGAGCCGGACAGTATCGATCAAGCTGCGGCAGCAATGGTCACCGGAGCAAATTGCTGGCTGGCTCAAACGCACATATCCGGGGGAACTGCAAAACCGGGTGTCACACGAGACGATCTATCGCAGTCTGTTCATTCAGGCGCGTGGGGTGCTGAAAAAAGAACTGCTTGAGCACCTTAGAGCGAAACGCACGATCCGCCGCTCCAAGCACGCCAGCCTGAAACGAAACGGGCTCGGCCAGATAGAAAATGCCGTGTCCATCAGAGAAAGGCCGGCATCTATTGAAGATCGCGCCGTGCCGGGCCATTGGGAGGGCGACCTGATCGGCGGGTCCAGGAACAGCTATGTCGCAACGCTCGTGGAGCGTCATTCGCGCTACGTGATGCTGGTCAAGGTCGCGAACAAGGATACTGAAAGTGTCGTCTCGGCGCTGATCAAACAATCACAGAGATTGCCCAGTGAACTTTACCGGTCGCTGACCTGGGACAGAGGCAAAGAGCTCGCCGATCATCAGCGCCTGACATTGGCCACCGAGGTCGCGGTCTATTTTTGTGACCCTCGGTCTCCCTGGCAGCGTGGCTCAAACGAAAACACCAACCGATTGCTGCGCCAATATCTTCCGCACGGCACCGATCTGTCCCTACATAGCCAAGCCAAACTCAGCGCAATAGCAAGGCAGCTCAATGAAAGGCCCCGAAAGACCTTGCTATATCAAACCCCAGCTGAGAAGTTTGCAGAATGTGTTGCAGCGACCAGTTGA